A genomic region of Streptomyces sp. R33 contains the following coding sequences:
- a CDS encoding molybdopterin cofactor-binding domain-containing protein — MAALAVGRPVKTVLTREQLSVVAGYRTPTIQRIRLGAETDGHLLAVSHVSFEQASLTGDHCEYPAAPTRTMYAAPNRETRHWQVRLHVPSPTWMRAPGECPGMFALESAMDELAVACSLDPVELRLRKDTANDPHSGRPFSTRNLAACLRLGAERFGWAERDRLACDTLVATLCALCEEG; from the coding sequence ATGGCGGCACTCGCCGTCGGCCGGCCGGTCAAGACCGTCCTCACCCGGGAGCAGCTCAGCGTCGTGGCCGGGTACCGGACACCGACCATCCAGCGGATCCGTCTCGGGGCCGAGACCGACGGGCACCTCCTGGCCGTGTCCCATGTGTCGTTCGAGCAGGCGTCCCTGACGGGTGACCACTGCGAGTACCCGGCCGCGCCCACGCGCACCATGTACGCGGCGCCGAACCGCGAGACCAGGCACTGGCAGGTGAGGCTGCACGTTCCCTCGCCGACCTGGATGCGCGCACCCGGTGAGTGCCCGGGGATGTTCGCGCTGGAATCGGCCATGGACGAGCTGGCCGTCGCGTGTTCGCTCGACCCGGTCGAGCTGCGCCTGCGCAAGGACACCGCGAACGATCCGCACAGCGGCCGGCCCTTCAGCACACGCAACCTCGCCGCCTGCCTGCGGCTGGGCGCGGAGCGGTTCGGCTGGGCCGAACGCGACCGCCTGGCTTGCGACACACTGGTCGCCACGCTCTGCGCCCTGTGCGAGGAAGGCTGA